A region from the Acidimicrobiales bacterium genome encodes:
- a CDS encoding class I adenylate-forming enzyme family protein, giving the protein MATAALAVAPALAPALGREDLADPLEGLPDSIPAVLAVRAERSDDPFVVGPDGTLTFGEACRRSAVLAGRLLAAGVGKGTRVGLLHPNGAGWAVGWLAAARIGALTVPLSTFAPGGELARALRQTDVHALLTASHFAGDSLGDRVEAGLPDLVGSKPGLAIADAPFLRWIHVEQEDRSWSRALPRPLPLAMVQAAQREVGPADPLAIISTSGATAAPKATVHTHGSLVRHAALLAARRGLTSEDRIYSPMPFFWVGGLTMVLLAALTSGAAAVVHERFEPGEALDLIERERVTQVSCWPNAARAMGEHPSFATRDLRCVRGGTLVEALPPRSRPASPDLAPIPLGMTETGGPHTGPDDAYAPLPDSLRGTFGRTLPGMEHRIVDGEIHVRGRFLMDGIYKQERHRTFDPDGWYATGDLGWFGADGHLRFAGRRTAMIKTGGSNVSPAEVETALVAMPQVRAAFVFGIAAGDRGEAVAAVVVPEPGRRVDPSDLSSSLRTSLSSYKVPRHYRVVAEPDLPMLPTGKADLVALRALFADQRDSSGG; this is encoded by the coding sequence GTGGCCACCGCCGCGCTCGCCGTCGCTCCCGCTCTCGCTCCCGCGCTGGGGCGCGAGGACTTGGCGGACCCGCTGGAAGGGCTGCCGGACAGCATCCCGGCCGTCCTGGCCGTGCGGGCGGAGCGGTCGGACGACCCGTTCGTCGTCGGGCCCGACGGCACGCTCACGTTCGGGGAGGCCTGCCGGCGCAGCGCCGTGCTGGCCGGACGGCTGCTCGCCGCCGGCGTCGGCAAGGGCACACGCGTCGGGCTGCTCCACCCCAACGGCGCCGGTTGGGCTGTCGGATGGCTGGCGGCGGCACGGATCGGCGCGCTCACCGTCCCCTTGTCGACCTTCGCGCCCGGCGGCGAGCTGGCACGCGCCCTGCGCCAGACCGACGTGCACGCCCTGCTGACCGCAAGCCACTTCGCCGGCGACTCGCTCGGCGACCGCGTCGAAGCAGGGCTGCCCGACCTGGTCGGCAGCAAGCCCGGTCTCGCCATCGCCGACGCCCCGTTCCTCCGGTGGATCCACGTCGAGCAGGAGGACAGGTCGTGGTCCCGGGCGCTTCCCCGGCCCCTGCCGCTGGCGATGGTGCAAGCCGCACAGCGGGAGGTCGGCCCCGCCGACCCACTGGCGATCATCAGCACATCGGGAGCGACCGCCGCGCCCAAGGCGACAGTCCACACGCACGGGTCGCTGGTACGGCACGCCGCGCTGCTGGCAGCGCGCCGGGGCCTCACCAGCGAGGACCGCATCTACTCCCCCATGCCGTTCTTCTGGGTCGGCGGGTTGACCATGGTGCTCCTGGCCGCCCTCACGTCGGGAGCCGCCGCCGTGGTCCACGAGCGCTTCGAGCCCGGAGAAGCCCTCGACCTGATCGAACGCGAGCGGGTGACGCAGGTGTCGTGCTGGCCGAACGCGGCGCGAGCGATGGGCGAGCATCCGAGCTTCGCCACCCGGGACCTGCGCTGCGTCCGCGGCGGGACGCTGGTGGAGGCGCTGCCCCCGCGGAGTCGCCCGGCCTCACCGGACCTCGCGCCGATCCCGCTGGGCATGACCGAGACCGGCGGCCCCCACACGGGCCCCGACGACGCCTACGCCCCGCTCCCCGACAGCCTCCGGGGCACCTTCGGACGCACCCTGCCCGGTATGGAGCACCGCATCGTCGACGGCGAGATCCACGTCCGGGGCCGGTTCCTCATGGACGGCATCTACAAGCAGGAACGGCACCGCACCTTCGACCCCGACGGCTGGTACGCCACCGGCGACCTCGGCTGGTTCGGCGCGGACGGCCACCTCCGCTTCGCCGGCCGGCGCACGGCGATGATCAAGACCGGCGGTTCGAACGTCTCACCCGCCGAGGTCGAGACCGCGCTGGTCGCAATGCCCCAGGTGCGCGCCGCGTTCGTGTTCGGCATCGCCGCGGGCGACCGCGGAGAAGCCGTGGCCGCGGTCGTCGTCCCCGAGCCCGGACGAAGGGTCGACCCGAGTGACCTCTCGTCCTCCCTGCGCACCAGCCTGTCGTCCTACAAGGTGCCCCGGCACTACCGGGTCGTGGCGGAGCCGGACCTCCCGATGCTGCCCACCGGCAAGGCCGACCTGGTCGCCCTCCGGGCGCTCTTCGCCGACCAACGAGACTCATCGGGAGGCTGA